The Pleurodeles waltl isolate 20211129_DDA chromosome 7, aPleWal1.hap1.20221129, whole genome shotgun sequence genome contains the following window.
GAGCACCCACTCAAATTAATTTGTTTCTCTGAATTGGGCATTCAACGGGAAAGGAATACTCTTGGACCTAACGCTGAAGGAACAGTTCAAGGAGTATTAGGAGTACAGACAAATCACAGCTCAAAATTCTAGAGTTCCAAGGATCTTATTCCTGACATTATTTTGTGTAACTTCTTAACTTGTTGTATGCATCGGGCCTGATTTTCTGCCCATACCAAAGCAGCTTAAAATGTATCTGTAATTCTCTGTTTCTGGTTAAAGTTTTGTTTGGTGGTGGTGGCTTAGTCGGGTGCTTGGTGTCATCATCTGGATTCCTCAATatgttatttttgtatattttctctGTGTTGTGCATGCTTGATATTTTGACTGGGATCTGTTGTTTCTCAGTGTTTCTAATAGATGGAAGTGTCTtttttgtgcaaataaccactgttaccCTAAGTCAGCCTAAATTGTTTCTTAAGGAATAAATTGCTTTATTTCTTAGTAttagttagcacaaaaaataattcCAAATCGTCACTTTCTTTTTCATTAGAAACACAATTTTGTAacattcaatatttaaaaaaaattaatgtatTGCAGCATTGATCTTttacttttctgtaggtgcaagATACTCAATAAaattaggcctatatttatgggaAAGTGGAACAggtcagcaagccaccttgctgtgctgccctgcgtcacttggaaagtgcaggaatgcaccctatataGTGTATGCAgcccattcctgtcttttcccccctgcggtggtgctgttttggctgcctgcattgcatgctggattgtttttgtgcaggaatggacaccttcctggacaaaaacaattctgggaggcCTTTTCATCATtccctgtgtgctgcagaaaacaacgcacatagaaagaggtagaaattaggagaactaaagatatttctcattgttgcacctcccctggggaggagtagGGTTTTGGTACATCCCCAAGTTTGTAAGGTCTTGTAAAGCTGGGGATGCGTCTAAATTCATGCACTGCATGCAATGGTCATGAAACACCTGCCATACAGTAAGAGAAGCCAACGACTTACGCTGTGTTGCTTACCTCCATATTATTTAGGTCATCCAAAGCCATGCAAagtttgcatggcttcaaaaatatgatttagtgttttttttgtttttttgcaccacccatgtaccacgttgtgtggtgcaagcaCGCCCCATAGTTCGAAGCCTGAGAGTGATGTGTTTTTTTGATGAGCAACAaggtaattgattgattgattatgtttATTCGATTATAAGTGCATAATCAAAAAAGAGTATACCTAAAATAAAATTCATTGAAATTCGATAATTACGTAATCAGCATCAAATAGGAACCACATCAGGAGCTCGTACACTGGTATATATGTTGGCTTAAGTATGTGCAGCCAAACGCAATGAGCAGTTAAAGGCAATAAAAGTGCTCAAATGCAACACAAATACAGAGGCAAAGCGAAGAATAAAAAGCTCATCTAAAGGAGAATACATGATCTATGTAATTGTCTACCTCCAGCAAGTTCATCATGAGAATTAATTAacaaacatttttacaaagaatAACAACACACTCAAACGTAAGACGTCTAAAAGTCCACAGACTTAAATCAGCTTAAAGCGTTTTTTTAGAATGCTCCCAAATAATAGCACACTAGAGGTCCAGGAAACATTTGAAGAAAATGAAAACGAGGCTTATATTGGCAATTTGTATCAGGTATTTGAATTTTGGTATCAGGTATTTGCATCTAAAAGGTTAGTAACATTTGCAACATCTACAGAAGGATCAGAAATGACTACATTCCTCATGTTTGGCTTCATTAATTGCATCCCATTGCCAGACAGTGGCAGTTTCAGATCCCACAACTGCAGCTCCACAAAGTCAGGCGTAGAGGTATCATGAAAGAGAACTGTGAGCAGCTCCGCCGACACTGATTCTGTTTTTGTTGGATCATTTGTACATAATATTTCTCCATATTTCAACCCAAACCAGTCATGTATTAAGGAACCGTCTTCAGCACAAGTTGATGTCCAGGACCAAGATATCAgctacattggcaaatgtgaagtAAGTACAGTAAATATAAACATAATGGCAATTTATGTGCAGCAAGGAAATGTAATAGTTCCTTGTGCTAAATTTTTAGCAGGAATACTGTCTTATCTTTCATTATTTACATTGCTGTAGCgaacattttactttttttattaacGAGACAGAGTAAATTGCAGACAATGTATTCATATCTTAAAAACAAGCTATAAAACAACATTATTCATGGATGCAGAATACATTGGGAAAGCCATCAAGTTCAGATGTGTGTAATTGGATTACACGAAATGGAAAAAGCTAATTGAGTTGTTTAAACTCTCACTGCTCACACCTCCGATATCTGATTTAAAGGCATAATCACACCTTAAAGAACAAATCTGAGAAATCTAGCACTTAGCAGAATGGGTCAGTGTTTTCAAAAAGCAGCCAATGTAATCTGCAttagagatacaggccctcattatgaccctggcgggcttcTGACCACCAGGGCTACGGTGGCGGTTTCacagccaaaaggctggcggtgaagaccgctagggtaaaaatcagggcctatatctctAATGCAGATTACATTGGCTGCATTTTGAAAACACTGACCCATTCTGCCAAGTGCTAGATTTCACACATCCCCActaataccgccagggcggtttatcccgccgggccggagatgagcatctccgacctggcagtccacagaagaccaccagcagtattTTAAGCCGGCTTTCTACCACggtttctgcagcagtagcaccgccatgaaaaccctggcagaaaggctatcagtgacagagaatttcttccctgtcaccagcagatgactcccccaacctccacagcaagcacaatacccacccccactcccctcaccacccctccaggtacagcaccacccatcccccccaccccttcAGGTACAGCACCCCTGTACCCCCACATGCCACTGCCCTCCCGCATAAAAGCACATgcaaacagacacccacacgcaccctgcatacactcattcaccaacactgacatacacacattcactcacatgcaatacacgcattcacttcaacattcatactcgcatacacacacgcatacacacacgcagacaaacatgcatacacacatgcagacaaacacccactcacacacaacacctccaccctcccacccccctcctctgtccGACACCCCACTTACCTTGTCCACCTTTGGAATATGTGTGTAAGCTTCATATGTGGATGAATAAATAAAGAGTGTATCATGGATTCTTTATTTTACATGAAGATTAGGAGTAACTGAGGAGGGCAATGCAATACCTATTCTTTTTTATTCCTTTGGCTATTCcaaccagaaaaaaaacacaagtgttaTATAACGTGGAAGTTCACACAGGAGCAAACAGGGTTACTTGCCTGCCTTGTTCTATATTTAGGAGAAAGTTTATGCTGttgatgtttttttctaaaattcaatttcttccttTGTATAGATTTCCAATATTAAAAGAAATTAATTACTAATTTCTCTTTTTAATTAAAACATTCTTCACCTGgcaatttttaaatataaattatacCCTTCAAAAAGAGCAGTGGTATTTAAAAATAACCTCTCAGGTTGTTGTTCCTCTCGAATTTCTCTAGCTGTAGTAAATAATTTCACACCTTAGAAATATTAGTTGCATACACAGCTGGGCAAGCCACTGAACGCTTGATCAGGTGACTGATGCTGGCTCAGCTTGAGGTTCTCTTACAACCTCCAGTCAAACACGAACTGTGCATTCACAAGAGGCCAATTGCTTAGTGTTTACAAATGCCAACTATGTAACATAGGGTTAAAAGAGAGCAAAAAATGGGGGTGGCAGGGCCTCTTTCCGGGAGACTATCAGGCCTATAGAAAACAGGTGTAGAGCCTAACTCTTTGGCACTAACACAATATAAAGTTTCAGCATCTAAAAGAAGTTCTAGTGTGAATACGAGGTTGTTTTAAGGTCCATTTGAATAATGTATAACCACATATCACTATTCATCAATTAGAATTGGACTTATGATGAGTTTTTTTGCCCTTTACACTTTATCATTTCATCGAAAAGACAAATGGCTGTGCATATTTCATGACCAGTAGAATTATATGTGACACTTCGACAGGGTTAAGAGCTATTAAAAAGCTAAAGTTCAATTTTGTATGACAACTCTATTGCTTCATCAAAATTACTATTTCTTCTTTGATATGGTAAGGATATCTGTTCTAATCTTCCAAAAGTGATAGAGTTAAAAATGAGTAGTGAAATACTCAGAGAATATAAGCAAATAAAGCTGGGTGAATCATTGAAGAGGAAGACAGTAGACTCAGCTGACAAAGCCCTTATTTAAGATAACATTGTGAAATGACCAGGTAAGTGATGGTTAGACTACCATCAGAGGGGGGAATTGAAAGAAATAAAAAGTATTTGCAAATTTTAGTGAAATATGAATATGCATGGTTAATGTGTGTTTTGTGGAAATTACTCTAATGATGTGCAGACTCGACAGAAAACTCCCACAGTCACCAGACATCTATTACAGCTGTGTGCAAGGTTGAAAAATTCAAGGTCAAGCTGCATTCTTGTATGAAGCCATGATCTTGGGATAAACTCCAACAGGATGGAACATAAATTGTCAAACTGAATGGCGGTCTTACCTCATGCATAGAAGAATGCCTGTAGGCTTTCCTTTTAGCCAATCAAATTACAGTTTTAAGCACAATTATTAGTTTTAGCTGTTGAATGTTTCATTAAATGAAAAAGCATTACCAGTATCCAGGTTGATGCAGGAATCTAAGTTCCGAAGTGTAGAAAAGAAAATAGGAAGAAATTCTGTTGTTAcgaattgttttattctcatcgaTAATGTTGAGAGTTTATGTTAACTTTCTTTGTATGGGGATGATACATCGGAGGAAGAAGATAAATTCCAAGAGTTGATGAGAAGCTGAGTGGTCGAATTGGTCAAATTCTGCAACATGTTATGAAGAAAATGTCACATAAAGATAGCACAAAAGTGCCAGTGTGTTCCAAGATAATTAGGATGGCTGATTGCTACGGCGATGCTAGAATCACATCTGCTGACCGGACACTTTCCTGGACAAGAGGTACCTTTGCTGGAGATTCTTTTTTGAAAGactcattttatttacttttttatcttTATGAGAGGTGCTTGAGAGGTGCTGAGTATTCTGAACTTCTTAAAGGACTGCTCTTATTCAAACTAGAACTTTTTTTAGATGCTGAAGATTCATGCCTTAGGTTCCTATGCATTGCATTAGAACCAGAGCTCCTCATGTGTTCTATTTAATTATTTAGATAGAACACTGTTATTTTCATGTGTATTCTGAATATCATATTATTGATTACTTGTTTTTATTTACTAATATGAACTGATTATTCTTTGTTCTGTAGCCTAAGAGTGGGGATAAATAACCAAAGAAACGATTAGATTAATAAAGGTGTTGAATCTATTTAAAACTGTGGTTATTGACTCCAAAGGAAATTATATTAATTGATTATTTATGCACAGTTCCAACCTATTCTCATTTGCTGTAAACAAAGATCTATCGACCCGAGAGGAGAATACCTCAGACAGCGCAGTGCGGGTCAACTCCTGGATGAGAAAAGGTAAAAGGAGTTATATGTGTAAACTTCTTCAGCTTAACTAAGATCCCATCATGCACAAGCAAGGATGAAAGAATGAGAGGTAAGGTGCATAATCCACCACCtagtgcataatttgcagattttaccaAAAAGAGTGGAAGGCCTTGCACAAAAGCTGACTGGTCACTGTTCAAATGCCCATTGCTGTATTTGGCTGTTAAACGACAAAATAATGCTGCCTTATTTGCAAGTTTTGCAACATAATTAAGTAAAACCTTCCACATAATTTGGTTCTCTTCTGGTCCATAATTCTAGCAGCCTGGGTATATCCAATAAAATTAATCAACAAACTCATGGTGTAATTTCCAGGTGACTAGAATGTGTCATTACGGTAGGTTCAGTGGAAGGTGAGGCTGTCCTGCATGTGTTAGCTGGAAAAAACCTCATAAAGTATGTGTTTCTGAGTCAAGGAGGGAAACCAGTACTTGATCTAGAATCTGAATGAATGGAGTTCATAGGCATGTCTTGCACTTAGTCCTTAGATACTGAGTCAGTTTTAGTGCATATTATCAAAGTTGAACCAGCATATCTCCCCCAGTGAAATTTCAGAGGAGAGATCAAATTCTTGTGAAATGTGATGGACAACAGAAGACAGTGTAGCTCACAGTGAGTGAGACTCAAACTCTGGCACACAGCCTGAGGTACATTCAGAAATTTGCTTCTTACCTGAACAAATGTAGTCAAAGTGCATTGAAAGTGCAAGAAGCATGCATAGGCAATTTAGAATACATAATTGTCGCTCTCATTGGGACTCAATATTAAAGGGTAATTTGTGTCCCGTCTGGTGAAAGAACATCATTTTACACAAGCTGGAACTTGCCTGGTGTGCTTTCTTCAGCTTTGTTGCAGAAGGGTTGGTGCAACTGGATTGATTTTTGAGTAGCTGCAATAACTCCCAATAACCTTGAGTTAAATGCTGCAGGGCCAACAAATGACTGTATATATGGAGGCGTGTGAATCGGTTTGAAAACCTGCACCAATAATATTGCATCTGGACCTGGGGACGAGGAGGTTCCTTCTCAAGGTTTGTGGAAGTGTTTCTTCTAGAACTGAGTCTTCAGCTCTGCAGATCTCTTCTTCCGCCTTCGCTCATAGCTTGATACTTTGGTGCAGATCCATTTCCTGACATTGGAACACTCTCCACTGCGAACAGGGCGATAGTTTAGGAAGGCACAGTCTAAGAAATCCTTGATGTTTAACCTGCAACATGAAGAAAAGATATTCATTGCACTGAAGAAGATTTCTATCAGCTACTGGATGCATTCTGTGAAGGATGTACGGGGCATATTTTCtatcatgtatcatagtgcaagggtgcctcactGTGGGCAGGGttgctgttgtgcaggaaggtgccccttcctacacaaaaaaacaGCCCTTAGAGACATAATACTCTTTATACGTGAGCTGCAGAGTGCAGCCCACATGGAAGAGGAAGTACAAGGAGTAGTAAAGAAATTCATAATCTTTACGCCTCTGTCAGGTGGCTCCTCATTTTAGCATGAACTCAGGCttgcaagtctttgtaaatctggatttgcatcaaaattaacAGGTTGATGCATGGGAATGTCTACGCTCCAGCCATGAACCCCAACTGGacacagtaatgcaaggcagtgatatgcgttgtgttactttgcatttactaaaccatgcaagtcatgcaaagtgactttgcatggcttggtaaGTGCCAAAATGATTTATGTTGGGGCTGCACCACAGAAGTCATGCAACCCCCAtggaaaatcatagtaaatctgggtcAATACGTATGTGAGTACTTCAATATGGTTCCAAATTTAAAAAACGGTAATGAAAAGGAATAGGATTGGTAAGGAAGAGAATTGTGATAAGCTCATTCTGTTTTTTAGGAAATTGAATGTCAGGTGATTATGCTCCGGGTTTTGTGATTTTGATAAATAGCATTACCTTAAAAGATACAACAAAGCAGATGCAATACAACAGTGTGATATTAAACGCCTAGGAAGGGTTCCCGATGATTTGCTTGGTATTGTAGTGTCTTTAGCAGAAATGCTGCAAAGAGTGACCATATCGCGATAAGAAAAGTGTCAGATTGGGTGGAACATATAAATGAGGAGGTGGCATAGTGATGCCATTTGTGTAAATGCCTTTATGTCAATAAGTAGAATACCTATTTACATTAGGACTAAGTATCGTGACATGGTAAGGGAAGATAGCTTAAGTGGACGGCAATGACCTATCTAGTAGCTCTGATTTTCATCCTCCATCAAGTGTGTTTTCAGTACAGCTGTAAACATGGTGAGAGTGTTGGAAACTCATAGGTTAGCTTAGAGTGATGTGACATCTCCATGTCACATCACTCTAAGCTAACCTATGAGGACCCAGGAAACTGAATGATCATAACCGGGATGTAGTACCTTTTGGAGAAAGATGCTAACTGGTCCTGGTGGCTCTATATCCAGCCGGGAGAACCCAACAGCTCTGTCCTAGATGGACTGAGCATCTAGTTTAGGCAGAAAGATTTCTCAATTTTATTttacgttaattcagcgcaaacttaactccatatttatattttggcactagacatgtctagcaccaaaatattggagttaaagtcattttttggatgcgtgaacctacttgcgtcaatgagatacaaggtaggtattcccatccaaaaaatgactctaaggccctagcaccttatttatcctccattgcaaaaatggtgcatgggagggaggcaggcctaaataatgatgCTGAGCATGTTAAGTggcattatttaactcctgggtcagggcaggagttaggggacctgtgggcccatttccatggtggaacaccaaggaataagtccacaggtgccctccccagggtaaatataggtaagtagaggtaggtattttgtattattttttaaagtgacattgagGGCCATGAAATGAGTCCCCCtagatggcacagggtgcaatggcaatgcccatgggatccttgtcccctgtgctggccattgggtgatGGGTTTGACTCttatcttttataagacaggagtcatatggcatGGTAAGAAATGAtttggctggttagagtcatttttattgactctaaccagcctaacgtcattttttggtgcaaaacacccttccccatGCCGTCACTCcaacccggctaatgtaattttcctTGAAGCTAGCCTACCCTTAGCACTGGCTTGtgacattccttaaatatggcgcatggcacaagccagcgctatacttgttgacgcaaaactgcatttgcacagtgttgcgtcaaaaagtataaatctgggccaaagtgacTCTGTTAAAATGCAGTCTTGACTGATGTTTTACATGTAAAAAGAGATCCATTTAGGATAGTGTGCCCATCAGCAGGTGGTAAAGGCTTGAGGATTAATAAAGCCTTAAGGCATGTAATTCGAGGATTACACCCTGGTCCACTCAGCTAAATAGGTATTAAAATATATGAAGGGCCTTAATAAGTGATATTTGAAGCTAAGCCAAACAGCATCTAAGTTTGGCTAACTGCTGTCCTCAATTTCAAGTAGAACAAAATGGGAACCAATTTAAAAAGGCAAATACTCTTGCACCTAGGAGTATGTATCCACTTTTTTGCTATTTACCATTTTCAAGTGGAGACCTAgatcctgattcagagtttggcagatgggttaccccatcacaaactgagggttatcccgtccgccatattaccttctccataggctattatgggactgtaatatggcggacgggatatctgtgttGTATGAGGTGATGTAAGCCCCttcgccaaactataaatcagggccttactccTAGGTGTAGACAATCAAATGAGGGTTAGAGCATCTTACAACAGAATTAACATATGTAAAGTTACTACTATTAACTTTTTACTTGCTGGTTTTAGATCTTTAGCACCGTTGGTGGGATCTTGCTTTGGGAAAGTATGAGGAAATTTACTAAACtttattattataataaaaatattttaaactattttattGTATTATATAAATGTGAActaattttaaatatgtattaaccacaaacaaatataataaaatgtaacaaaataataataattaaataaatcattaaaaatattaataacaaaGATTACAAATAGTCATTTAACTTATAACTATTAATttgtaaacaatcatttgaaagaaATACCCCCttagtaacatttttatttttaatttaatctttaacaaACTTGTTTGAAAGTTATGTATTTAACTTAAATACTTTGTTTTTAAGTTTTAAACGCCATTCTTTTTATTAAATTAAAGAATAGAAAAATAACAATTTGCTAAATATTTTTACCATTATAGAGGTGGTGCTATCGCCTCTGTAGTTGTGGTTGAGTCAGGGTCCATACATAAGGCATTTAGATTGTGAATTATGGTATGCATGGATGTTTGGGATTGTGGTCCTAATCACAACTTTCGAATTTCACAGTTTTTTTGGTTTTAGTTGTAATCATAATGGGACTTCAACTGTTGTTGTTTAAGTGAATATCTGAGGTTTTATTTAAGCATATGTTCAGGGGTTATAAccataaagtcactttaacctttgctttttatgtGAATAGTTATGTATAATGTTAGATGTAATGCTCAATTCTGTCACATAGACCTGACGAAGTTGTGGATTCCCATTCTGAGGTACCAACAAACCTCTCATTTCCATAAAGAATGGAGTTGCACCAGCAAAATGGGAGTATGTTTTGTGAACTGCAATTTCCTTATTCCTTTGTTGGTGTATGTTTTTATTAGCCTGTACCTCAAAATCTGATTCTTACATTTGCCTTAATTACACTAATTGTGGAGTAATTATTCCCCATTTGGCCACCACTCTGCTGACGCATCCCAAATTTACTACAAAGTAGCATAAATATGTGTGCAGAGCGCTCCATCCCCATGGTGGATCTCTTCGCACAGAAAAGGTAGGAGAGTTGGATGTCTGCTGCTGTTGAtttgtgaactgttttttttaTGCATCAGTAGTAGTACTGTAGTAGTACTTTGGCATAcaacaaaatgtagtttgtgacaCAGGCTCTTAGACTTGATGTTTCGTAAGGTCTTCTAGTTGGACCCTTACCAAGCAATGGCAGGTTTTGGGAGTTGCTAGTAATCTGCTTCATGACATTTTGGAAGGCAGGCCAAAACCCCATCCATCCCACGGCACTGTGCATAGGGAAGGTTGTGTGGTATCAAACTGGTTGTAGTTGTAAGTCACCTCATCAGTTGGTGGGGCCCCTGGATGGAAAAGATTTATGAAGGGACTCCGGCTCACATTCAGCAATATACATAGCCATTTAATTTCCAGGGCACTTGCTCCATATCCCAAACCATAACTGACATTATTTTATAAGTGTTTACAACTAGCTGCCAGATTCGTCAAGGGTTGTATGTGGTTATATATGGTTAGAACACATACAGTTTAGTTCTTCTATAAGTTCAACTTGGAATCCTGGACTATTAATTGAGCACAAGAATGAGGACTTACCAGTTGTTGAACTTAGCGCCATTGCTCCATTTCCAAGTCCCATCTGAATCTTTCTTCAGGCCAATCCAGTGATCAGAATCCCCCTTTTGACGCATCAAGAAATCCTTGAAAGACACAGAAACAGAAGatgaaacaaataataacaatCACCCACAAATCTATAACTATAATCACTACTCCTGGTTCGGTCCCATTGGGCAGTGCTCAGACACCCACGCACCCGCTATCACTAGGAGATAGTGGGTAAAGTGGAATGTGTCTTATGTTTAGAATTAAGGATCACTGGGTGGAGAATAGCGGTGCATTCCACTAACAAATTGGAGAAAACATATTGTGATccaagaatattgtgtcaaaaatattgcccGTTCAAAAATATCATAGGATAGAATATATAAGATAACAATATATATGTGTTAGGTATAATTCTGTCTTTTAACATATTGTTCTTTATAATATTGATTTCTTTAACATAGTTGCATGAAATATTGCTGTTTAATTAACTGTATGTATGTTAGGAAGAAAGGAAGTGGATCCCTACTTTCTGAGGTGGGACTGTCAAATGGGATTCCCCTACCCTTTTGTTCCTGGACACACGTGGGAGGTCTGCACAACGAATCAATGAGAATATTTGTGGTGTCATACTTGAGTTGGTTCTAAATTTGCTTTGATGTGGGCAACTGTAGACTTTCATTTATATATTCCTGTGGAGAGTATATTTATATTTCTGAGAACTTTTGGATGAGGATATCTGTGTATATTTTGGCCACTTGGGCTGTAATTGTTGATTACTTGTATACACATTAGGCCACTAAACATCATGTGTGCCAATATGGGGTgtccctccaccatcccccctatATTGCCCATCAATGACTTTGGAGCCATCTGATTTATTGAATACTGAGGCCCTCACATTTATGTTCGATTGAGAGACATATTTGTATTCGATTTCCAATTGATTCGATACGTACATCTCTATtttacaaataacaaaaaaggaagGAAGTAATACTTCTACACCCACTCCACTAGAACCTGAGAAAACACAGCATGAGCTATGCCACTCTGACGGTGACCACGCCCGAGTCAGAGGACCTTCCCGGCAGCCATGCGGTATGTAGGGTAAGTTCTATGACTGAGGTCTCTGTTTGAGTTTCAAATGTGCTTTCAAGATTCTTCTTTGCAATTGATTTGGTGGCAGAGCTGCGTAAATAGAACATTATTGTTTATTTAGAAGCAGCAGATGCAGTTTGCTTGACTTACCGATATTGAAACTTTTGACTTTCACATTTGTTTGCCTACTTGGTAAGGTTCAAATTTATGAGCTTGGCTTCCGGCGTTGAGGCCAAACGGAAGGAACCATTGAGCGAACTGTTATCTCTAGTACCCCGGGGACCGCTAACAGTGCAAGTAAGAAGTGGGGGGCCTGTCAACGCAAATGAAACTGGACAGGTTACAGAAAATAGGCAAGAAGGCGTTAGCTAAATGGTGGGAATTCAAATCACTGGAAAAATATAAGGAGTGGAGCAGGTGCCTAGGGGCCACATATTTTTACAATTCCTACTACGACAACCCTGACCCAGAGATGCTAAAAGAATGGGTGGATAATTCAACGAACTGCTCCCTCAATATGATGCACATATTGATGAAGTATATGGCCACGGGTAGGGCCAAATTACATGAAGAAATTGAGAAACTTAAGAGTGAATTATCTAATGAAATCTCCAAGGAACGAGTGAATTACTTTTTGTTAAAAATTGCAAACAAAACTAGAACAACTGGAGACAGAAAAACAACTCAAATTCATTAGGAATTACAAAAATGACCCAGCTGTGTTCatcctaacatttcacagaaaatcTGACTATCTTTATACTGAAGAACATTCCCTGGAAGTGCCAACCCTTGGAAGCAATGCCTTGGCTACATATGAAACCAAACATTTTCATAGCAATGCCCCTGATGCCTCGGAAATAACAATGGCACACAATGAAGGAAGAGGTTTCACTGAAGAATTCTTTAAAGCATTATCAGC
Protein-coding sequences here:
- the LOC138303625 gene encoding early activation antigen CD69-like → MANDSCTTLNSLLVVIDNQLELDFLMRQKGDSDHWIGLKKDSDGTWKWSNGAKFNNWLNIKDFLDCAFLNYRPVRSGECSNVRKWICTKVSSYERRRKKRSAELKTQF